A portion of the Oryzias melastigma strain HK-1 linkage group LG1, ASM292280v2, whole genome shotgun sequence genome contains these proteins:
- the paqr7b gene encoding membrane progestin receptor alpha-B, with the protein MATVVMEQIGRLFINAQQLRQIPQLLESAFPTLPCTVKLSDVPKVFQERHIHTGYRQTDQSWRYYFLTLFQRHNETINVWTHLLAALIILVKWQEISETVDFLRDPHAQPLFIVLLAAFTYLSFSALAHLLSAKSELSYYTFYFLDYVGVAVYQYGSALAHYYYAVEKELHTMVRGFYLPSAAFLAWLTCFGCCYGKYAGPEMPKFAHKLFQVVPSALAYCLDISPVVHRIYSCYREGCSDPMVAYHAYHVIFFLVSAYFFCCPHPESLFPGKCDFIGQGHQIFHVFVVVCTLMQIEALRTDFTVRRPLYERLHGDLAHDAVALFIFTTCCCALTAFYVRKRVRSCLHDKEE; encoded by the coding sequence ATGGCAACGGTTGTGATGGAGCAGATAGGCCGGCTGTTCATCAACGCGCAGCAGCTGCGGCAGATCCCCCAGCTGCTGGAGTCGGCCTTTCCCACGCTGCCTTGCACCGTGAAGTTGTCCGACGTCCCCAAAGTGTTCCAGGAGCGCCACATCCACACCGGCTACCGGCAGACGGACCAGAGCTGGCGCTACTACTTCCTCACCCTCTTCCAGAGGCACAACGAGACCATCAACGTGTGGACGCACCTGCTGGCAGCCCTCATCATCCTGGTGAAGTGGCAGGAGATCTCAGAGACTGTGGACTTTCTGCGTGACCCCCATGCCCAGCCCCTCTTCATCGTGCTCCTGGCAGCATTCACTTACCTCTCCTTCAGCGCCCTCGCTCATCTCCTCTCTGCCAAATCAGAGCTGTCTTACTACACCTTCTACTTCCTGGACTATGTAGGGGTTGCAGTCTACCAGTATGGGAGCGCCCTGGCGCACTACTATTATGCGGTAGAAAAAGAGCTGCACACCATGGTGCGTGGCTTCTATTTGCCTTCGGCAGCCTTCCTGGCATGGCTTACCTGCTTCGGCTGCTGCTACGGGAAGTACGCCGGTCCGGAGATGCCCAAGTTCGCCCACAAGCTCTTCCAAGTGGTGCCGTCGGCCTTGGCGTACTGTTTGGACATCAGCCCCGTGGTGCACCGCATTTACAGCTGCTACAGAGAGGGCTGCTCTGACCCCATGGTGGCGTACCACGCCTACCACGTCATCTTTTTCCTGGTCAGCGCCTACTTCTTCTGCTGCCCCCACCCGGAGAGCTTGTTCCCCGGGAAGTGCGACTTCATCGGGCAGGGCCACCAGATCTTTCACGTGTTCGTGGTGGTGTGCACCCTGATGCAGATCGAGGCCCTGCGAACAGACTTCACGGTGCGCCGGCCCCTGTACGAGCGTCTCCATGGAGACCTGGCGCACGACGCCGTGGCGCTCTTCATCTTCACCACCTGCTGTTGTGCTCTTACTGCTTTTTATGTGCGCAAGCGTGTGCGGTCCTGCCTCCATGACAAGGAGGAGTGA